One Paralichthys olivaceus isolate ysfri-2021 chromosome 8, ASM2471397v2, whole genome shotgun sequence genomic region harbors:
- the LOC109627661 gene encoding transcription factor AP-4-like encodes MEYFMMPTEKMSSLQQFKKTEKDVIGGLCSLANIPLSPETAQDQERRIRREIANSNERRRMQSINAGFQSLKTLLPHTDGEKLSKAAILQQTSDYIFTLEQEKTQLLAQNNQLKRFIQEFSGSSPKRRRAEEKDEGIGSPDTLEEEKVEELRREMLELRQQLDKERSARMQLEEQVRSLDTQLHPERLKVITQQVEEEQAILQSQTLLRLQQIHAVDRQTHSPQVLSAPTHPAPTHHPTVIVPAPTLTQHPHHHVTVVTMSPSVHTSTVSTSRQNLDTIVQAIQHIERTQERRASAEEEQRRAVIVSPAHAAMDTACSDTDTDTEGEDCSMN; translated from the exons ATGGAGTATTTCATGATGCCCACCGAGAAGATGTCGTCCTTGCAGCAGTTCAAGAAGACGGAGAAGGACGTGATCGGGGGTCTCTGCAG ccTGGCCAACATCCCGCTCAGTCCGGAGACGGCCCAGGACCAGGAGAGACGAATCCGCCGCGAGATCGCCAACAGCAATGAACGCCGGAGAATGCAAAGCATCAATGCCGGCTTCCAGTCCCTCAAAACACTCCTGCCCCACACAGATGGGGAGAAACTCAGCAAG GCGGCCATCCTGCAGCAAACATCAGACTACATCTTCACCTTGGAGCAGGAGAAGACACAGCTCCTGGCACAGAACAACCAGCTCAAGCGCTTCATCCAG GAGTTCAGTGGTTCGTCACCAAAGAGGAGGCGGGCGGAGGAGAAGGATGAAGGGATCGGCTCTCCAGAcactctggaggaggagaaggtcgAGGAGTTGAGGAGGGAAATGTTAGAGCTGCGACAGCAACTAGACAAGGAGCGCTCGGCTCGaatgcagctggaggagcag gtgcGCTCTCTGGACACCCAGCTGCACCCAGAGCGTCTGAAGGTGATCACccagcaggtggaggaggagcaggcgaTCCTCCAGAGCCAGACGCTGTTACGGCTGCAGCAGATCCACGCTGTCGacaggcaaacacacagtcCGCAG GTGCTGTCTGCTCCCACTCACCCCGCCCCAACCCATCACCCCACAGTCATCGTCCCAGCTCCGACACTAACCCAGCACCCCCACCATCACGTTACCGTGGTGACCATGAGTCCGTCTGTCCACACCAGCACTGTGTCCACGTCCAGACAGAACCTGGACACCATTGTGCAG GCCATCCAGCACATTGAACGCACTCAGGAGAGGAGAGCCAGCGccgaggaggagcagagacgagCCGTCATCGTCAGCCCCGCCCACGCGGCCATGGACACCGCCTGCTCAGACACAGACAccgacacagagggagaggactgCTCAATGAACTga
- the mvb12a gene encoding multivesicular body subunit 12A, with protein MSMMERGVIRPITAVAWTSNTSTCPKDFIMISITEDGSAANFTRSFAIKSGYYLCYSKDLNGGMVISDIRLLSDKDSIPHGYCFIAEHLEAKACVSKKKRVCARVVPVGSVDTAVLDIKLTAKSKMMLQHYTYVGEINGYVLWCKKGPFSNPMPQAKPRSVSLDIRRISLDQQFPPLPLRPSNPPPQPYGKISQRRRSLQIKDNLDKPADSSIQGITALDGVPFSLHPKFDAQANGTALQLNSQINNIRIKSLQDIENEYNYTFAVEEFAAKRTRPSLPAGGVTSAQ; from the exons ATGTCCATGATGGAGCGTGGGGTCATCCGGCCAATTACGGCAGTGGCGTGGACCTCCAACACCAGCACCTGCCCCAAAGACTTCATCATG ATCAGCATCACAGAAGACGGATCAGCGGCGAACTTCACACGCAGCTTTGCGATAAAGTCTGGATATTACCTCTGTTACAGCAAG GACTTGAATGGTGGTATGGTGATTTCTGACATTCGGCTTCTCTCAGACAAAGACTCGATTCCCCATGGTTACTGCTTTATCGCAGAGCACCTTGAAGCAA aggcCTGTGTCTCTAAGAAGAAGCGGGTGTGTGCGCGTGTCGTCCCAGTCGGCAGCGTTGACACAGCTGTGCTGGACATCAAACTGACAGCCAAAAGCAAAATGATGTTGCAGCACTACACATACGTGGG AGAAATCAATGGTTACGTGTTGTGGTGCAAAAAGGGACCGTTTTCTAACCCCATGCCTCAAGCCAAACCCCGAAGCGTGAGCTTGGACATCCGCAGAATCTCACTGGATCAGCAGtttcctcctctgcccctcagACCCAG CAACCCCCCTCCACAGCCGTATGGTAAAATTAGTCAGAGACGCCGCAGCCTTCAAATCAAGGACAACTTGGACAAACCTGCTGACAGCAGCATCCAGGGAATTACAG CTCTCGATGGAGTTCCCTTCAGTCTGCACCCAAAGTTTGATGCCCAGGCGAACGGGACG GCTCTTCAGCTGAACTCTCAAATAAACAACATTCGTATAAAGTCCCTCCAAGACATTGAAAATGAG TATAACTACACATTTGCTGTGGAGGAATTTGCTGCCAAGAGGACCAGACCATCTCTGCCAGCAGGAGGCGTCACATCAGCTCAGTGA